In Trichoderma asperellum chromosome 1, complete sequence, a single window of DNA contains:
- a CDS encoding uncharacterized protein (TransMembrane:11 (i20-38o44-66i87-109o148-167i179-195o215-233i245-267o279-298i310-328o334-354i435-453o)): MTVAGSPSSSATDLSRTETLSLVTLSGASLAILANTFHGDGEPLIASLALSLIAFSLCYAMIRWLGPTFIKAGFRGRDLSKVNGVEIPECMGAVCAAVYLITVIIFIPFPFYKDIVAATSGGGNRDVVVEIQYADEGRFLHRFPHNKLASYLGAIISLQTIALLGIGDDLFDIRWRHKWWIPGLASIPLLVVYFVDFDVTSIVIPVQLQPYLGELFDLGFLYYVYMACVAMFCPQSINMFAGINGIEVSQCIVVSLLIAFNDCLYLFTPYPHPATDSHLFSLYFLLPWIGVSCALLYHNWYPAKVFVGDTYCYFSGMVFAVVGILGHFSKTLGLLLVPQLFNFLYSCPQIFGLIPCPRHRLPKFNARTGLMEPSITPWSPDRQPHPLVAQALLFLHRVRLVKVTTDEKGLFVETSNLTLLNLWLVWRGPLKENRLALEVTMLQLGVGLFGLFVRHKLALLIFKEDNWGSTGQH, from the exons ATGACCGTCGCCGGCTCGCCCAGCTCCTCCGCTACGGACCTCTCCCGCACCGAAACGCTCAGCCTCGTCACCCTCTCCGGCGCCTCGCTCGCCATCCTCGCAAACACCTTCCACGGCGATGGCGAACCCCTCATTGCGTCGCTGGCGCTGTCGCTCATTGCCTTTTCGCTCTGCTACGCCATGATCCGGTGGCTCGGCCCGACGTTTATCAAAGCTGGCTTTCGAGGCCGCGACTTGAGCAAGGTCAACGGCGTCGAGATTCCAGAGTGCATGGGCGCGGTTTGCGCCGCGGTGTATCTCATCaccgtcatcatcttcatacCGTTCCCTTTTTACAAAGATATAGTTGCGGCGACCAGCGGAGGCGGAAACCGAGACGTTGTGGTTGAGATCCAGTATGCCGACGAAGGACGCTTTCTGCATCGCTTCCCCCATAATAAG CTCGCATCCTACCTTGGCGCCATCATTTCGCTCCAGACCATTGCATTGCTCGGCATCGGCGACGACCTCTTCGACATTCGATGGCGACACAAATGGTGGATTCCCGGCCTGGCCTCCATCCCTCTTCTCGTCGTCTACTTTGTCGACTTCGACGTCACCTCCATCGTCATCCCcgtccagctccagcccTACCTCGGCGAGCTCTTCGACCTCGGCTTCCTCTACTACGTCTACATGGCCTGCGTCGCCATGTTCTGCCCCCAGAGCATCAACATGTTCGCCGGCATCAACGGCATCGAAGTCTCCCAGTGCATCGTCGTGTCCCTCCTCATCGCCTTCAACGATTGCCTCTACCTCTTTACGCCGTACCCCCACCCGGCCACCGACTcccatctcttctcgcttTACTTCCTCCTCCCCTGGATCGGCGTCTCCTGCGCGCTGCTCTACCACAACTGGTACCCGGCAAAGGTCTTCGTCGGCGACACCTACTGCTACTTCTCCGGCATGGTCTTCGCCGTCGTCGGCATCCTCGGCCACTTCTCCAAGACGCTCGGCCTGCTCCTCGTCCCGCAGCTCTTCAACTTCCTCTACTCCTGCCCTCAGATCTTCGGCCTCATTCCCTGCCCGCGCCACCGCCTCCCGAAATTCAACGCCCGCACCGGCCTTATGGAGCCCTCCATCACGCCCTGGAGCCCTGACCGACAACCCCATCCTCTTGTTGCCCAGGCATTGCTCTTTCTCCATCGCGTGCGCCTCGTCAAGGTTACGACAGATGAAAAGGGCCTCTTTGTCGAAACCAGCAACCTGACTCTCCTCAACCTATGGCTCGTCTGGCGGGGCCCCCTGAAGGAAAACCGTCTTGCCTTGGAGGTGACGATGCTGCAGCTCGGCGTTGGTCTGTTTGGCCTGTTTGTCAGGCACAAGCTTGCACTATTAATCTTTAAGGAAGATAACTGGGGCAGCACAGGACAGCATTaa
- a CDS encoding uncharacterized protein (EggNog:ENOG41~MEROPS:MER0472834) encodes MADAEEPQFNTLAERIAALNKQKNFSSVGTPEAARKKPPPPPPPGRPSAEAQGRSQTAPVVTINGSAHETAPRAPPRPKPNADAPPPLPRRNTQNAADASGPPPLPARTGSYQASPALPPRRTSTITVPKPSGRRNSASSEASMQSTMSSLSLTKTISSTTSNGSNGTVVHKLPPVTDMADLPPLPPTRRELEAKAKEEAAARQAAAREAREARPGLPPRQPSRPVRPQASASTESVPRPTPKPAPVTVQIRGFGTGSRTEQAPRMPPRPKIDAAADDAPPPIPMASRPSVAQIQAISSRASPAPPAVANDCWVCRDWSGPDAVAAQYPREGLPRNDPVGYLARALCDPFPSYNDKARAIFTWFHHNIAYDTQAFFSGNIRGQTPENTILYGAAVCQGYAETYKAIANKAGLECIVVGGHGKGYGYTPLKKGERPPPADPSGHAWNAVRVDGGVWRLLDACWGAGHICGNNNLFKKEFSPVQFTNSGHRFGNTHFPSDGRHQFREDGRTITWDEYIIGRSQGPPVEVFGNCGQEGIAEDSIEPASKEISVYSGEIVRFQFSKICEHWKSEKNGRGKPPLFLLQFHGVDGRKDDIIPIETDGFWHWADVNARDLGAPGQSVMVLQLTSMDGQDARGVTAQQFLSKKGKVGMAWAYVAKWELV; translated from the coding sequence ATGGCAGACGCTGAAGAACCCCAGTTCAACACGCTGGCAGAGCGGATAGCTGCGTTGAACAAGCAGAAGAACTTCAGCAGCGTTGGCACCCCTGAAGCTGCTCGCAAGaaaccgccgccgcctcctcctcctggaCGCCCTTCTGCTGAAGCCCAAGGCCGGAGCCAAACTGCTCCCGTCGTGACTATCAACGGCTCGGCACATGAGACTGCACCCCGCGCACCCCCAAGACCCAAGCCAAATGCCGATGCACCGCCCCCCCTCCCTCGTCGGAATACCCAGAATGCTGCAGATGCTTCTGGCCCTCCACCTTTGCCGGCGAGGACTGGATCTTACCAGGCGTCGCCTGCACTACCGCCACGGCGAACGTCGACGATTACGGTCCCCAAGCCCTCAGGACGACGCAACTCTGCGTCATCTGAAGCATCGATGCAGTCTACCATGTCATCTCTGTCATTGACTAAGACGATTTCTTCTACCACGAGCAATGGATCCAACGGCACGGTCGTGCATAAGCTGCCACCCGTAACGGACATGGCTGACCTGCCCCCTTTGCCACCCACGAGGCGAGAATTGGAAGCAAAGGCgaaggaggaggctgcagcgaggcaagccgccgccagagagGCCAGAGAGGCCAGACCCGGTCTCCCCCCTAGACAACCATCGAGACCAGTCAGGCCCCAGGCTTCTGCAAGCACTGAGTCCGTGCCGAGACCGACACCGAAGCCTGCCCCTGTGACTGTTCAAATCCGTGGCTTTGGGACTGGGTCTCGAACAGAGCAGGCCCCACGAATGCCACCGAGGCCCAAGAttgatgccgctgccgaTGACGCTCCGCCTCCTATCCCAATGGCCTCTCGGCCCTCTGTCGCCCAGATTCaagccatctcatctcgAGCGTCACCAGCCCCTCCCGCTGTGGCCAACGATTGCTGGGTATGCAGAGATTGGAGTGGACCTGATGCTGTCGCCGCCCAGTACCCCAGAGAGGGACTGCCCCGGAATGACCCCGTTGGATATCTTGCCCGCGCACTATGTGATCCGTTCCCCTCATATAACGACAAGGCAAGAGCCATCTTCACATGGTTCCACCACAACATTGCGTATGATACCCAagccttcttcagcggcaATATCAGGGGGCAAACGCCTGAAAACACCATACTATACGGCGCAGCCGTTTGTCAAGGATATGCGGAGACGTACAAGGCGATCGCCAACAAGGCCGGCCTGGAGTGCATCGTTGTTGGCGGTCATGGCAAAGGCTATGGATATACTCCTCtgaaaaagggagaaagacCGCCGCCTGCTGACCCGAGCGGGCACGCATGGAATGCCGTCAGGGTTGATGGCGGTGTTTGGCGGCTGCTCGACGCCTGCTGGGGAGCTGGCCACATCTGCGGAAATAACAACTTGTTCAAGAAAGAATTCAGCCCAGTTCAGTTTACAAACAGCGGTCACCGCTTTGGTAATACTCATTTCCCTTCTGATGGTAGGCACCAATTCCGAGAGGATGGCCGTACTATCACTTGGGACGAATATATCATTGGCCGTTCTCAGGGTCCGCCAGTGGAAGTATTTGGCAACTGTGGCCAAGAGGGCATTGCCGAAGATTCAATCGAGCCTGCGTCGAAGGAAATATCTGTATACAGTGGCGAGATTGTTCGCTTCCAGTTCTCAAAAATATGCGAGCACTGGAAATCAGAAAAGAATGGCCGTGGAAAGCCTCCTTTGTTCCTGCTACAGTTCCACGGCGTCGATGGCCGCAAAGACGACATCATCCCGATTGAGACAGATGGCTTCTGGCACTGGGCTGATGTTAATGCTCGCGACCTTGGTGCTCCAGGCCAGTCGGTGATGGTGCTGCAGCTGACATCTATGGATGGCCAAGACGCACGGGGCGTGACCGCTCAACAGTTTCTCTCCAAGAAGGGCAAAGTTGGAATGGCTTGGGCTTATGTTGCCAAGTGGGAATTGGTTTAA